Proteins encoded by one window of Arachis ipaensis cultivar K30076 chromosome B04, Araip1.1, whole genome shotgun sequence:
- the LOC107636827 gene encoding uncharacterized protein LOC107636827 → MAAMANLANTMEANTAATLQAVQRLGQLAGNGDGNGEGNADDNDEGSGDNTGGAWMTLVTFLKVHPPSFRGSTNPTEADNWFQAMKRALQAQHVPPNHYVEFAAYQLWEEAQHWWQAECRLLQLQNADVPWDVFQTAFYKKYFPESTREAKEMELLQLE, encoded by the coding sequence atggcggCAATGGCAAACCTTGCGAACACTATGGAGGCTAACactgctgcgactctgcaagctgtgcagaggttaggccaactGGCCGGAAATGGAGACGGAAATGGCGAGGGAAATGCGGATGACAATGATGAAGGGAGCGGAGACAACACGGGAGGTGCTTGGATGACCTTAGTGACTTTTCTCAAGGTGCATCCGCCAAGTTTCAGAGGTTCAACAAATCCCACAGAAGCGGACAACTGGTTCCAAGCGATGAAGCGTGCGCTGCAGGCACAGCATGTCCCGCCCAACCATTACGTGGAGTTTGCTGCTTATCAGCTTTGGGAAGAGGCCCAGCATTGGTGGCAAGCAGAGTGCCGATTGTTACAGCTTCAAAATGCCGACGTTCCTTGGGATGTGTTCCAAAcggccttctacaagaagtatTTTCCTGAGTCTACaagggaagcaaaggagatggaacTATTACAGCTGGAGTAA